A genomic window from Solanum stenotomum isolate F172 chromosome 10, ASM1918654v1, whole genome shotgun sequence includes:
- the LOC125842736 gene encoding uncharacterized protein LOC125842736, giving the protein MLVKFLKEYTPSIVTKVVIWRKPEVGSYKCNTNGAFKGNPRPSSNGFCVRDSSDNFIYAEPSRLLDGNKLIAKAKALIAGLEFCILAHYTQVEMEIDSLTMKNVLKGIWEVPWEISLEVKKFKELRNNGVIRVEHVFREGNQMVDYFAKLFLNDCSFLISNWIEAGVRWSGCYMH; this is encoded by the coding sequence ATGCTTGTTAAATTTCTGAAAGAATATACACCTTCTATTGTTACAAAAGTAGTTATCTGGAGGAAACCTGAGGTAGGAAGTTACAAATGTAATACAAATGGAGCTTTTAAAGGCAATCCAAGACCTAGCTCAAATGGCTTTTGTGTGAGAGATTCTTCTGATAATTTTATATACGCAGAACCATCTAGACTATTAGATGGTAATAAACTTATAGCTAAAGCTAAGGCACTAATAGCAGGGCTAGAATTTTGCATTCTGGCACATTATACTCAAGTAGAGATGGAAATTGATTCATTAACCATGAAAAATGTGCTTAAAGGTATTTGGGAGGTCCCTTGGGAAATAAGTTTGGAAGTGAAGAAATTTAAGGAACTTAGGAACAACGGTGTAATAAGGGTGGAACATGTATTCAGAGAAGGAAATCAGATGGTTGATTACTTTGCTAAACTGTTCTTGAATGACTGCAGTTTTCTGATCAGTAACTGGATAGAAGCAGGTGTCAGATGGTCAGGTTGCTACATGCATTGA